Below is a window of Syntrophomonas wolfei subsp. wolfei str. Goettingen G311 DNA.
TGTTTTGTTAATAGGAACCCGTCCACATAAAAAAGCGAGTAAATATTTCACCTCGTTATAACTCCGCAAAGGGGAAGCCGGAGATAAAGGATGCCGCTATTATCGCCAATAAGAAGAAAACTAATAGCAATGGAAATATATACAAAAGGATTGCTTTACCCGTATCCAGTTTCAATGATTCCCGCAGAGCCATTACCTGTAATATCATTACCCACACTATGCTGATCAAAGGAAAAAGCACTACACCGGCTGGCAGCTTTATTAGGATAGCAGCATACTGCAAAGGCGGTCCCAGTATGCCGGGAACTGAAGCAAACCCCAAACAAACCAGCAATCCACTGGCATTTGCGCGCCCGAAAAAAACTTCGCTCAAAAGAGAAAAGAAACCCGCCATCAGGAAAAGAAGCAGAACGGAAAAAATTACCCCCATAAGGCCAAATATCCAGAGCAGATTGATCGGCAATGAAAAGGGGAGTTCTTCAATATTGGCCAGGGATATGGCCTGGTTTACCAACGCATTAAAAAGCAGCACCGATACAAATACCAGCATAGCCCGGGATAATGGTTTTTCCCGGCTTAGGTATTGCAGGGTCGAAACTGGTTGAAATAGGATACCGTAAAGCATTTCCGTTAAAGTCAAAAGCGCTCCCCCCTCAATATTGACTCCACTGCATAAACTCTTTTTGTTGCATAAGGATTGTATAAATATACAAGCGAGCGTTGGCTAAGCATGGATGCAGAGCCTGCGGGTACTCCTGATGTTCCATCCTTCGGATGTCACTATTAAGGTTGCCTCCCATGGACGGGAGATTAGCGCGGTACCCCTTGAGCCGTGAGACAAGCCGCAGGTATTGCCCATGCGAAGCTCCCTGTCGGGCACAACTGATGCTCCCTACGGTCGCTTTTAAGGTTGCTGAACGGCTATATTTATACAAGCAAAATAATTATGACTTTTTGTAACCACATCAGTATTTTAATTCCGCAAATCCTCCCTGCTGGAAGAGGTTGGGGTTAAACATGTCTAGTTTAAGGCGCTCCCACCAGCTAAAGGCATTAATCACTTCCAACTTGCTTTCGCCCTTGATTCCTGCCATTTTCTCCGCTTGTCGCACCGCGTCATAATAATTGCCCAAGCTGTCTACCAGCCCTAGTTCCAAAGCTTGCTTGCCGGTGAATATCCTCCCATCAGCAATCTCCAACAGTTTATCCGCGGCAATCTTTTCCTGGCGGCCTTTTTGCACCTGTTCCAAAAATTGCTGGTAAGAATCATCCACCAAGTCCTGAAGAATTTTTTCCTCTTCCGCACTCAGTTCTCGCGAGGTAGAGCCCATGTCTTTATGCTCACCACTCTTGATAGTCTGGTTTCTGATACCCAGTTTTCCATATAGTCCTTCCAGGTTACTGAGCTGCATAATAAC
It encodes the following:
- a CDS encoding Yip1 family protein, translating into MTLTEMLYGILFQPVSTLQYLSREKPLSRAMLVFVSVLLFNALVNQAISLANIEELPFSLPINLLWIFGLMGVIFSVLLLFLMAGFFSLLSEVFFGRANASGLLVCLGFASVPGILGPPLQYAAILIKLPAGVVLFPLISIVWVMILQVMALRESLKLDTGKAILLYIFPLLLVFFLLAIIAASFISGFPFAEL
- the sppA gene encoding signal peptide peptidase SppA — encoded protein: MHKKLVVFLLLIFLLLMAGLSIRAVNRLDHGSTREGTATIAVVQINGPISGVSSWLENSSSTAGDIMEAIRKAGKREDIKAVVVRIDSPGGSAGASQEIAMELERLREKGKPVVTSMGDVCASGGYWIACSTDHIVANGASLTGSIGVIMQLSNLEGLYGKLGIRNQTIKSGEHKDMGSTSRELSAEEEKILQDLVDDSYQQFLEQVQKGRQEKIAADKLLEIADGRIFTGKQALELGLVDSLGNYYDAVRQAEKMAGIKGESKLEVINAFSWWERLKLDMFNPNLFQQGGFAELKY